The Hordeum vulgare subsp. vulgare chromosome 4H, MorexV3_pseudomolecules_assembly, whole genome shotgun sequence genomic interval TCAGCTCTACTGCCATGTGATTTGCAAGGCTGAGTATCCAACTATCAACAGGTACACTGAACTCTGCCTCTGACTGAAGTAGCAATGCAAAAGGATGCAACAAGTCAGTAAAGAAACAAAATTGGAGTGCTGATGTTAAAAGACACTGATTTTTCACATAAAGCCCTAGAGTTATTCCAGTAGCTGGGTGCTCATACAAGCAGTTTAAGAGCAGATGCCACATACACTGTTAAACTGCTTGCATGAGTAAGCCACTTGTCAGAGCAAGCATACTCAACTTCCAATCCTAGCAGACTGGTAACCATACAGCATACAGTATTCGGAGCACATCATATATTCTGATAACCATTAACACGGCACAGTATAACGAGCTTTATTAAATTAAAAACATTTCACGGTCTCTCTATAACCGTATCACGCAAGCTACAGCATACAAATTTACAGCAATAAGATGCAGCACATGGACAGAATTTATACCTTGTCCTCCGCGAGCAACGGGAGGTGGAGGAGGATTTCGAGCGGCTCCGTGTCAGCTGCCATCACCACGAACTCCGATATTCCCCTGTTGAGAGTCTTGGTCGCTGGAAAAAAGACACAAATTCAAATCACAGGGGACTGAAATAAACAGAAAAACAACCAAAGAGCACTGCTAGGGATTGGTCACCTTCGTTGGCTCCCTTCTTGAGCTGCTTGTAGTTGGCGGCCTGCTGGACGATGTCGAGGATCGTTATCGTCAGCTGCGCGTCCGCCAGCGGGTAGGCCTTGGGGTTGACCGTCTCCTGACTCTGCAAAGCACCGCCAAAGAAACAACAAACCGGCGGTCAGCTCGCGCGCGGCGGCGCTCGACCCGATCCGCGACGGCGAAACGGGCGGAGACGAGGAGGGAatcgggagggggaggaggggagggttcCATACCATCTTCCCTTGACGAGTTTGTCTGCTTGGAGgcgcgaggaggaggcggccgccGCGGGTGGGGGAGCTTGGCGCTAGGGCTTTCGGGGGACGGGAGAATGGAGCTAGGGTTTATCCCGGGCCTGTGGTGGCCTCATATAGCCCGTCGGGTGGGTAGTTTCGACGGCTGCGATTGTCTTCGTGATTCTTCCTTTCCCCTTTTGTGTGTTTTGGTCTTCGCTCCTTTTCCTTGGCTGCCAAGGGCCGTCAATGAACGTCCAGCCCTTTGTCGCGCCGCCATCGTGCCTGATATTTTGAGTCCGTttgccttttctttttctctggcTACGCGAGgaatcttttttcttttattttcttattaTCAGAAAAAAAACACCATAATATCGATATAATTAGTAATGGGCTTGGCCCGTGTGCCTTTCCAGAAATTCTCAACTAGTAAATCTCGAAGACCAATGAATAAATTACAAACTTCCATAAAAAAATGAATAAATGACAAGAGGTGGTGTAAATGTTTAGTTAGCTAATTGCCCGGGGCGTGATTATGTCTTCTTTGATCGAAAGAGGCTTCCCCACACTCCATTTCATTGCATAAAACCGAGCACAAAGTTGTTCACGACATTTTAAAGCCTAAAGGATCTACCTAAGGTAGCAGGCCACAGTGTTTAAGCGCCAACATCATGACGGACACGGATTTAAAGTCTCAGAGAGCTGACAACTAGCTGAACTAAAAA includes:
- the LOC123449187 gene encoding NHP2-like protein 1, translated to MSQETVNPKAYPLADAQLTITILDIVQQAANYKQLKKGANEATKTLNRGISEFVVMAADTEPLEILLHLPLLAEDKNVPYVFVPSKQALGRACGVTRPVIACSVTSNEGSQLKQPIQSLKDAIEKLLI